A single window of Phycisphaeraceae bacterium DNA harbors:
- a CDS encoding UvrD-helicase domain-containing protein, whose protein sequence is MSSETLTPEQERVVKHPLGRHARVLAVAGSGKTTTMVQRVKYLVDALGMAPASIRILMFNKRARAQFRDKL, encoded by the coding sequence TTGAGTTCGGAAACATTGACCCCGGAACAGGAGCGCGTTGTAAAGCACCCGCTTGGTCGGCATGCCCGGGTACTGGCTGTCGCGGGATCTGGCAAGACAACGACGATGGTGCAGCGAGTCAAGTACCTCGTCGACGCGCTCGGCATGGCACCTGCTTCGATCCGGATCTTAATGTTCAACAAGAGAGCGCGAGCGCAGTTCAGAGATAAACTC